The Candidatus Margulisiibacteriota bacterium genomic sequence CGGCGCCGGTCAGGACGAAAGCCAGGGGGAAAATAACGGTCTTCTGATTGCCGCTGTCCGTCATATGGGTTATTATATACGCCGCTATGCCGACAGGCAAATTACTCTCACTGTTCGCGCAGGGATTCGTCATCGGGGCAGGCCCTTGCTTGCTGGTTTGCGCGCCGATCCTCCTCCCTTTTATTGCGGGGACGCGGCGGACCTGGCAGGAAGGGCTGAAGGCCGCTTTGCTCTTTGGCTTGGCCAGGTTAGGGGTCTACACCTTGCTGGGGGGAGTGGTCGGTTATATCGGTTATTATCTCTTCCAGCTTTTTTACAGCCGAGCTTGGGGCGTGGCTCTTTGGTCGCTGGCCGGCGCCTTTATCATTATCTTGGGTCTGCTGGTCCTGGGCGGGAAAGGAAATGATCATCGGCTCTGCCGCTCCCAAGGTCCGATCGTGTTAGGGCTAGCCATTGGGTTGGCACCCTGTCTGCCGCTGATCGCGGTCCTGACCGAGATCATGTTCCTGGCCAGCGGTTTTTTT encodes the following:
- a CDS encoding sulfite exporter TauE/SafE family protein → MPTGKLLSLFAQGFVIGAGPCLLVCAPILLPFIAGTRRTWQEGLKAALLFGLARLGVYTLLGGVVGYIGYYLFQLFYSRAWGVALWSLAGAFIIILGLLVLGGKGNDHRLCRSQGPIVLGLAIGLAPCLPLIAVLTEIMFLASGFFQGALYGFTFGLGTVLSPLLLIGVLAPILPGKFPQLAKVFNLICGLSLIGVGLYLLLRVLS